From Cecembia calidifontis, one genomic window encodes:
- a CDS encoding Na/Pi symporter, producing the protein MSSINLDPKGSNRLVSVLITVLGLLLFMFSIDLLTVSMIRLNSDFASSLFLATNNPFVGLFVGLLMTALIQSSSTVTAMIVAVVASGSLTLGQAVPLVMGANIGTTITSTLVAFSFIMKRNIFKKALAAGVLHDIFNILTVLILFPLEVYFGFLSNAASYITATFFNLGEDFNVDYQYNVLFTRPVTLWLANLLDQPVLLLLLAVILVFTSIKLLSKFVLKSFMSTNLNKINKHIFQKPFFSFLYGAFFTAAVQSSTVTTSIIVPAVANRKVSLVKAFPFIIGANIGTTITAAIAAIYKTDAAISLAVVHFLFNLIGALLFMPFPSVRNIPVKIATFLGNESTKTRFVGFAYILLTFFIIPFLLIYFNKNEDIREMGHADRYHKTEIQK; encoded by the coding sequence ATGAGCAGCATAAATTTAGACCCAAAAGGTTCAAACCGCTTAGTTTCAGTTTTAATTACAGTTTTGGGGCTGTTGCTCTTCATGTTCTCCATTGATTTGTTGACGGTGAGCATGATCCGCCTCAACAGTGATTTCGCCTCCTCTCTTTTCCTTGCTACCAACAATCCATTTGTGGGCCTTTTTGTAGGTCTCCTGATGACAGCCCTGATCCAAAGCAGTTCTACAGTTACAGCCATGATAGTTGCAGTAGTGGCATCAGGCTCGTTGACGCTGGGGCAGGCGGTTCCTCTGGTCATGGGAGCAAATATCGGCACCACCATCACCAGTACTTTGGTAGCTTTTTCCTTTATCATGAAGAGAAATATCTTCAAAAAGGCCTTAGCTGCAGGAGTGCTGCATGATATATTCAATATCCTGACGGTTCTGATCCTTTTTCCTTTGGAAGTATATTTTGGATTCCTCAGCAACGCAGCTTCCTACATCACTGCCACATTTTTTAACTTGGGTGAAGATTTTAATGTCGATTACCAATACAATGTATTGTTCACCAGACCGGTGACATTATGGCTTGCTAACCTTTTGGATCAACCGGTGCTTCTTCTTCTTTTGGCAGTCATCCTGGTATTTACCTCAATCAAGTTGTTGTCCAAATTTGTGCTGAAGTCTTTCATGTCCACCAACCTGAACAAAATCAACAAGCACATTTTCCAAAAACCTTTCTTTTCTTTTTTGTATGGAGCTTTTTTCACGGCAGCCGTACAATCCAGTACCGTTACCACATCCATCATTGTACCTGCTGTTGCCAACAGAAAAGTCTCCCTTGTTAAAGCATTTCCGTTTATAATTGGGGCAAATATTGGAACTACGATAACTGCTGCAATAGCTGCTATTTATAAGACTGACGCTGCCATTAGCTTAGCGGTTGTCCATTTCCTGTTTAATCTTATTGGCGCATTGCTTTTTATGCCCTTCCCTTCCGTAAGAAATATTCCCGTAAAAATTGCCACATTCTTGGGCAATGAGTCGACCAAAACTCGCTTTGTGGGGTTTGCCTACATCCTGTTGACTTTTTTCATTATCCCTTTCTTACTGATTTATTTCAATAAAAATGAGGACATACGGGAAATGGGACATGCGGACAGGTATCACAAAACTGAAATCCAAAAATAA
- a CDS encoding FKBP-type peptidyl-prolyl cis-trans isomerase — protein sequence MKKIKSLLFAVALMVIAFSAMSCNKTKTTSDGIEYTYIREGSQAPKNGEFVLYHLIVKTDKDSTFISTYDQSMPAYLQFNDSIPRKTGMDEIFLSLKKGDSIAFEATAKKIFAENVPFFLKDDQKVKVRIGVIDVLDYQGVEAYFNALQEAEMKRQAEGAVKQLEIDTQIIQDYIAEKNINAIRTESGLYYVIESAGSGPQIEQGDLAFVHYAGYLLDGTLFDTSIKSLAMEKGVYNEQRDNYDGYAPLEVRVGMGQVIKGWDEGLALLKKGDKAKFIIPSPLAYGDRNAGGPIQPNSILIFDVEVTDVQK from the coding sequence ATGAAAAAAATTAAATCTCTATTATTTGCGGTTGCCCTGATGGTGATTGCTTTCAGTGCTATGTCTTGTAACAAGACTAAGACAACTTCAGACGGCATTGAGTATACCTATATCAGAGAAGGTAGCCAAGCACCTAAAAACGGTGAATTTGTTTTGTACCATTTGATAGTGAAAACGGACAAAGATTCTACCTTCATTTCTACATATGACCAAAGCATGCCTGCATACCTGCAGTTCAATGATTCAATCCCAAGAAAAACAGGCATGGATGAAATATTTTTGAGCCTTAAAAAAGGGGACAGTATAGCATTTGAGGCTACTGCCAAAAAAATCTTTGCAGAAAACGTTCCTTTCTTCCTGAAGGATGATCAAAAAGTCAAAGTAAGAATCGGAGTGATAGATGTTTTGGATTACCAAGGTGTGGAAGCGTATTTCAATGCTTTGCAGGAAGCAGAAATGAAAAGACAGGCTGAAGGCGCTGTGAAGCAATTGGAAATCGATACCCAGATCATTCAGGATTACATTGCTGAAAAAAATATCAATGCCATCAGGACAGAATCCGGTCTTTATTACGTCATAGAATCAGCAGGATCAGGACCTCAGATTGAACAAGGTGATTTGGCTTTCGTTCATTATGCAGGTTACTTGTTGGACGGAACGCTTTTTGATACCAGTATCAAATCCCTGGCTATGGAAAAAGGGGTGTACAATGAGCAAAGAGACAATTACGATGGCTATGCACCGCTTGAAGTTAGGGTGGGCATGGGACAGGTAATCAAAGGCTGGGACGAAGGATTGGCTTTGTTGAAAAAAGGTGATAAAGCTAAATTCATCATTCCTTCCCCGTTGGCTTATGGAGATAGAAATGCAGGTGGGCCAATTCAACCAAACTCTATCCTGATCTTTGACGTAGAAGTCACTGATGTTCAAAAATAA
- a CDS encoding NAD(P)-dependent oxidoreductase, whose amino-acid sequence MKIGLIREGKIPPDKRVPFTPKQVRKLLDLYPNDLEFKVEPSPIRCFSDDEFVELDIQVDSDLSDCDVLMGIKEVPIDQLIPNKTYIFFSHTIKKQVYNRKLLQAVLKKNIKLIDYEVLKNEKGERTVAFGRWAGIVGAYNGLWTYGKKTGLFDLKRAFECFDRSEMDLELKKVQLPPIKIVVTGTGRVGKGVLEVLHTVGIKQVAPKEFLHQYYDEAVFTVLSSADFNRRKTDGGFDKEEFYADPQKYESHFLKYAEVSDILMAAAYWDSRAPRLFELEDISSEDFNISVIADITCDIHGSVPTTVKASTISDPVYDIDRDSFEILPAFGKQNSISVMAIDNLPTELPRNASEEFGQQLIENLIPELLKPSSKILDKATIAKEGDLTLEFMYLKDYVNEIVE is encoded by the coding sequence ATGAAAATTGGATTGATCAGAGAGGGAAAAATTCCCCCCGATAAAAGAGTGCCTTTTACTCCAAAGCAGGTCAGGAAACTTTTGGACCTTTACCCTAATGACTTGGAATTCAAGGTTGAACCGAGTCCTATTCGCTGTTTTTCTGATGATGAATTTGTAGAATTGGATATCCAAGTGGATAGCGATTTGTCAGATTGCGATGTGCTCATGGGGATCAAAGAAGTACCCATAGACCAACTCATTCCAAACAAGACCTATATTTTTTTCTCCCATACCATCAAAAAACAAGTTTATAATCGGAAGCTATTGCAGGCAGTTCTTAAAAAGAACATCAAGCTTATAGATTATGAAGTCTTAAAAAATGAGAAGGGAGAACGTACCGTGGCTTTTGGCCGGTGGGCCGGAATAGTTGGGGCTTATAATGGGCTTTGGACCTATGGGAAAAAGACCGGTCTATTTGATCTCAAAAGGGCCTTTGAATGTTTTGATAGGTCTGAGATGGACCTAGAACTTAAAAAAGTGCAGCTTCCCCCCATCAAAATTGTGGTTACAGGAACAGGAAGGGTAGGCAAAGGGGTCCTGGAAGTTCTGCATACGGTCGGAATCAAACAGGTGGCCCCAAAGGAATTTCTCCATCAATATTACGATGAGGCTGTTTTTACCGTTCTGTCTTCCGCTGATTTCAATAGGAGAAAAACAGACGGAGGTTTTGATAAGGAGGAGTTCTATGCAGATCCTCAAAAGTATGAAAGTCACTTTTTGAAATATGCCGAAGTCAGTGATATCCTGATGGCGGCAGCTTATTGGGATAGCCGTGCACCCAGGTTATTTGAATTGGAAGATATTAGCTCAGAAGATTTCAATATATCCGTGATTGCAGACATCACCTGTGATATTCATGGTTCTGTCCCTACTACGGTCAAGGCATCCACTATTTCGGATCCGGTTTATGATATAGACAGAGATAGTTTCGAAATATTGCCGGCATTTGGCAAGCAGAACAGTATCTCTGTTATGGCAATAGATAACCTGCCAACCGAGCTTCCCAGAAATGCGTCTGAAGAATTTGGGCAACAATTGATTGAAAACCTGATTCCAGAGTTATTGAAGCCCAGTTCAAAAATTTTAGATAAGGCTACCATCGCCAAAGAGGGAGATTTAACTTTGGAGTTTATGTATTTGAAGGATTATGTGAATGAAATTGTCGAATGA
- the deoC gene encoding deoxyribose-phosphate aldolase, with product MKNIERYIEQTILKPQTVDSDIEGLVMDAKKYGFVGICVPPFWVKKAKREIGDAPIQLVTVVGFPLGYNMTETKVFETEQAIKDGADEIDVVWSITAFKAGMNWPKIELARLAKVCHDHERILKVIIETAYLSEEEIIKACKLCAEAGVDFVKTSTGFAPEGAKERHIKLMRENLPSSVGIKASGGIKTYEQAVKMIQAGADRIGTSSGVQIVEASRED from the coding sequence ATGAAGAACATTGAAAGATATATTGAGCAAACCATTTTAAAGCCACAGACGGTGGATTCCGATATTGAAGGATTGGTTATGGATGCCAAAAAATATGGTTTTGTAGGGATCTGCGTACCTCCTTTCTGGGTGAAAAAGGCCAAGCGGGAAATCGGGGATGCTCCTATCCAGCTGGTAACGGTAGTGGGTTTTCCTTTGGGGTATAATATGACCGAAACCAAAGTTTTTGAAACCGAGCAAGCCATCAAGGATGGGGCTGATGAGATCGACGTTGTTTGGTCCATTACCGCATTTAAGGCAGGGATGAACTGGCCAAAAATTGAATTGGCCAGATTGGCAAAGGTATGTCATGACCATGAGCGCATCTTAAAAGTGATCATTGAAACAGCCTACCTCAGTGAAGAGGAAATTATCAAGGCATGTAAGCTATGTGCCGAAGCAGGAGTAGACTTTGTAAAGACCTCAACGGGATTTGCTCCAGAAGGCGCCAAGGAAAGACACATCAAATTGATGCGGGAAAATCTGCCCAGCAGTGTAGGCATCAAAGCCAGTGGTGGAATCAAAACCTATGAACAGGCAGTGAAGATGATTCAGGCCGGGGCCGATAGGATAGGTACCAGCTCCGGAGTTCAGATTGTGGAGGCATCAAGGGAGGATTAA
- a CDS encoding methyltransferase family protein, which produces MTAYILLALFWGIYYSLHTLLASLAFKNKIRSKMGTAYPWYRLLYSLFSAVGLLAILVYGAMIEKRILLANTDFTTYLAYMFAAFGTIIIVKSMKHFSLSSFVGLKPHDDLEERPEFVRKGMHAYVRHPLYAGLLLIFLGFFFFDPVLASLIHLICLIIYLPMGIYFEEKKLIQLYGKSYTQYKKEVPALFPRKFRG; this is translated from the coding sequence ATGACGGCTTATATTTTATTGGCGCTATTTTGGGGAATCTACTATAGTCTTCATACCCTATTGGCCAGCCTTGCTTTCAAAAATAAGATAAGAAGCAAAATGGGTACGGCTTATCCATGGTACCGACTGCTATATTCCCTATTTTCTGCTGTTGGATTACTGGCAATTTTGGTATATGGGGCTATGATTGAAAAAAGAATACTCCTGGCAAACACTGATTTTACCACTTATTTGGCTTACATGTTTGCCGCATTTGGAACAATTATCATAGTGAAGTCCATGAAGCATTTTTCCCTGTCTTCTTTTGTGGGCTTAAAGCCTCATGATGACCTGGAAGAACGGCCTGAATTTGTCAGAAAAGGGATGCACGCTTATGTTAGACATCCGCTATATGCCGGCTTACTTCTGATTTTCCTCGGCTTTTTCTTCTTTGATCCGGTTTTGGCTTCTTTGATACATTTGATATGCCTCATCATTTATTTGCCAATGGGAATCTACTTTGAAGAAAAAAAGCTCATTCAGCTTTATGGTAAAAGTTACACCCAGTATAAAAAGGAAGTGCCGGCTTTATTCCCAAGAAAATTCAGAGGCTAA
- a CDS encoding FKBP-type peptidyl-prolyl cis-trans isomerase — MKYLSIGILALSVWLSSCISDSENAQIIFERDKQKIEEFVRENPIPSVKEFSDPALGIRIFWQEVSNSGRKAFLGDTVVVDYVGKLLNGNVFDTSIESVARANNIFFPNRPYEPFRFAFGYESVIQGFLFGISQMEEGDKATVIMPSLYGYGRQASQGIPSNSILMFELDYIQLITPEDQ; from the coding sequence ATGAAGTACTTAAGTATTGGGATTTTAGCTTTATCGGTATGGCTGTCATCATGTATTTCTGACAGTGAAAATGCCCAGATTATCTTCGAAAGGGACAAGCAAAAAATTGAAGAATTTGTCCGAGAAAATCCCATACCTTCAGTAAAGGAATTTTCTGACCCCGCCCTTGGTATCCGTATCTTTTGGCAGGAGGTCTCCAACAGCGGAAGGAAAGCGTTTCTAGGTGATACAGTTGTGGTGGATTATGTAGGTAAATTGCTCAACGGCAATGTATTTGATACTTCTATCGAAAGTGTCGCAAGGGCGAATAATATTTTCTTTCCGAACAGACCTTATGAGCCATTTAGATTTGCTTTCGGTTATGAATCGGTAATCCAAGGCTTTCTATTTGGTATTTCCCAAATGGAAGAGGGAGATAAGGCCACAGTCATCATGCCTTCTTTGTATGGATATGGAAGGCAGGCTTCCCAAGGAATTCCAAGTAACTCAATATTAATGTTCGAGTTGGATTATATTCAGCTTATAACTCCTGAAGACCAGTAA
- a CDS encoding FKBP-type peptidyl-prolyl cis-trans isomerase: MKRLSTLLLVLFGIIGFSCEPNNPFGPTYDLEGNLARDAKIIDEFLKTAQIDSVRRIHDQNGVIIIVQEEGTGAKPGEFRLIYTNYIGKFLDGKVFDTNLEQVAKDNNVWDENRIYRVFQFVLGSGEAIQGFNIGFRQLRSGSKAVLIIPSPWAYRDQERDGIPANSILMFEVEFLGIE; the protein is encoded by the coding sequence ATGAAAAGATTAAGTACTTTATTGTTAGTGTTGTTTGGAATCATTGGTTTTTCCTGTGAGCCAAATAACCCCTTTGGGCCTACCTATGACCTAGAGGGCAACCTGGCCAGAGATGCTAAGATCATTGATGAGTTTTTGAAAACTGCACAGATTGACAGTGTAAGAAGGATTCATGACCAAAACGGTGTAATCATTATTGTACAAGAGGAAGGGACTGGAGCCAAACCCGGAGAATTCCGTTTGATTTATACCAATTACATCGGGAAATTCCTTGACGGAAAAGTATTCGATACCAATCTTGAACAAGTAGCAAAGGATAATAACGTATGGGATGAAAACCGTATTTATAGGGTATTCCAATTTGTTTTAGGTTCGGGAGAAGCTATCCAAGGCTTCAACATTGGTTTTAGGCAGTTAAGAAGCGGCTCCAAAGCAGTCCTTATTATTCCCTCTCCCTGGGCTTACAGGGATCAGGAAAGGGATGGCATTCCCGCGAATTCCATTCTGATGTTTGAGGTGGAATTTCTTGGAATTGAGTGA